The following are from one region of the Bacteroidota bacterium genome:
- a CDS encoding response regulator transcription factor has protein sequence MDKPIDILILDDERDAWEYLQSMLRMQVPDVGRLLATSSMDEASEFMIHVKPQLLFLDVEMPGMNGFEFLRMQKEKNFGVIFTTAYSKYAIQAIRFSAIDFLLKPVQVDEFKDAVQRFRNAMQHSPLLERYSHLFENLAKTNEREFKISLTKSNRQFLIAPADFFYCTADDNYTRLYLIDNTEFLLSRTLRDIEEMLTPHDFIRIHKSTLVNKHKIQSLSNERILTLENGVQLEVSRRRIAQVRELLI, from the coding sequence ATGGATAAACCAATTGATATACTTATACTGGATGATGAACGCGATGCGTGGGAATACTTACAATCGATGCTTCGCATGCAAGTGCCTGATGTGGGCAGGCTGTTAGCAACATCGTCTATGGATGAGGCCTCCGAGTTTATGATTCATGTAAAACCTCAATTACTTTTTCTAGATGTGGAAATGCCTGGAATGAATGGGTTTGAATTTTTGCGTATGCAAAAGGAAAAAAACTTTGGTGTGATATTTACAACTGCCTACAGCAAATATGCCATACAAGCCATTCGTTTTAGTGCCATTGATTTCTTATTAAAGCCTGTGCAAGTGGACGAATTTAAAGATGCGGTGCAACGTTTTCGCAATGCCATGCAACACAGCCCTTTACTTGAGCGATACAGCCACTTATTTGAAAATCTTGCTAAAACAAATGAGAGAGAATTCAAAATCTCGCTCACTAAAAGCAACCGTCAATTCCTGATAGCACCTGCCGATTTTTTTTATTGCACGGCAGATGATAATTATACGCGCCTGTATTTAATTGACAATACCGAATTTTTATTGTCGCGTACCTTGCGCGATATTGAAGAAATGCTTACTCCGCACGATTTTATTCGTATTCATAAGTCAACACTGGTAAACAAGCATAAAATACAATCGCTTTCTAACGAACGCATACTCACACTGGAAAATGGTGTGCAATTAGAAGTATCGCGAAGACGAATTGCCCAAGTGCGTGAATTATTAATTTAG
- a CDS encoding histidine kinase — translation MLHAQTETYIDSVLDVVSNTSNDSAKVVIMTFLADRVLQSNKELSRALIDSAKHINAKSGNMFAYLNTRISQGNLFTLEGKMDSSISCFVEVMQYKGKVEFEILVARAQTNLANNYRQQGNLKTALINYLEAEKYYVRTNNMKQLAQIYTNIAGLFFDLNDLKKALDYDFKALEIAKQIGLTLQLSQLYNNVASAYGESNNHDSAMYYYRMALQTAEKFENLDGYIMATQSIGIEYYEMGIIDSALMYLSKAKEIYDRQEYYDESLVVVYEYLGLCELKRKNYNKALHYLTIGDSIATEVGFIIDRIEIKKALKETYAAIGNWQEAYNVQQAYVVLNDSLQRDENIRITRELERKYDTAKKEKENIELQAKNDIQQSQLKSRNRILLATGIAALLLLLLCYFIYRNYQFEKRHSSILDKLNATLITQRDEILHINQLLQLKVLRTQMNPHFIYNCLNAINNLVTKGENEKASNYLVRFARLLRMILDCSDKAFIDLDEEVKFLDLYLSLESMRMGNDFHYFISITKELQDDDISIPSLLVQPFIENAIWHGLLTKEGEKNLHVQFNSVSSNDKIECIVTDNGIGRQRAGELRQLKHGMHHESKGIKITQERIALLSYQIKDDVSVTISDLKDDAQHTSGTRVKLILPVNG, via the coding sequence ATGCTACACGCTCAAACCGAAACGTATATTGATTCGGTTTTAGATGTTGTTTCAAATACTAGCAATGATTCTGCAAAGGTTGTAATCATGACCTTTCTGGCCGATCGTGTTTTGCAATCGAATAAGGAGCTTTCACGGGCGCTCATTGATTCTGCTAAGCATATTAATGCTAAATCAGGAAACATGTTTGCCTATTTAAATACGCGAATTAGTCAGGGTAATCTTTTTACTTTAGAAGGCAAAATGGATTCGTCAATTAGTTGCTTTGTTGAAGTAATGCAATACAAAGGCAAAGTTGAATTTGAAATTTTAGTAGCACGGGCGCAAACTAACTTGGCCAATAATTACCGGCAACAAGGCAATCTGAAAACGGCATTAATTAATTACCTTGAAGCAGAAAAGTACTATGTACGAACCAATAATATGAAACAACTTGCACAAATATATACGAATATTGCGGGTTTGTTTTTTGATTTAAACGATCTTAAAAAGGCGCTTGATTATGATTTTAAAGCACTAGAAATTGCCAAACAAATTGGATTAACCCTTCAGCTTTCGCAGTTATATAATAATGTTGCTTCGGCATATGGCGAAAGCAACAATCACGATTCAGCCATGTATTACTATCGAATGGCTTTGCAAACAGCCGAAAAATTTGAAAATCTTGATGGGTATATCATGGCAACCCAATCAATAGGAATAGAATACTATGAAATGGGAATAATCGATAGCGCACTTATGTACCTCAGCAAAGCAAAAGAAATCTATGATAGGCAAGAATATTATGATGAATCGTTGGTAGTAGTTTATGAATACCTTGGGCTATGTGAGCTAAAGCGAAAAAATTATAATAAGGCATTGCATTATCTTACCATAGGAGATTCAATAGCAACTGAAGTTGGTTTTATTATTGATAGAATAGAAATAAAGAAAGCACTAAAGGAAACCTATGCTGCTATTGGAAACTGGCAGGAAGCCTACAACGTACAACAAGCATATGTTGTGTTAAATGATAGTTTGCAACGCGATGAAAACATTCGCATTACCCGCGAACTCGAAAGGAAATACGATACTGCCAAAAAGGAAAAGGAAAACATTGAGCTACAGGCTAAAAATGACATTCAGCAATCGCAATTAAAATCAAGGAATCGAATTTTGCTGGCAACAGGGATTGCAGCGCTTCTACTGTTATTGCTATGCTACTTTATTTATAGAAATTATCAATTCGAAAAAAGGCATTCGTCAATCCTTGATAAACTGAACGCTACACTTATAACCCAACGGGACGAAATTTTGCATATCAATCAACTATTGCAGTTAAAAGTATTGCGTACCCAAATGAATCCTCATTTTATTTACAACTGTCTAAATGCTATAAACAATCTTGTAACCAAAGGTGAAAATGAAAAGGCTAGCAATTATCTGGTACGATTTGCCCGCTTATTAAGAATGATACTGGATTGTAGCGATAAGGCATTTATTGATCTTGATGAAGAGGTTAAGTTTTTAGATTTATATCTTTCGCTGGAGTCGATGCGTATGGGTAACGATTTTCATTATTTCATTTCCATTACAAAAGAGTTGCAGGATGATGATATTTCCATTCCTTCGTTGCTGGTGCAACCTTTTATTGAAAATGCCATTTGGCACGGACTGCTTACTAAGGAAGGAGAAAAAAATTTGCATGTACAATTTAATTCTGTGAGCAGTAATGACAAGATAGAATGCATCGTAACTGATAATGGCATTGGTCGACAGCGGGCAGGCGAATTAAGACAGCTAAAGCATGGCATGCATCATGAAAGCAAGGGAATAAAGATCACACAGGAACGTATTGCCCTCTTAAGCTATCAGATAAAGGATGATGTATCGGTAACCATAAGCGATTTAAAAGACGATGCGCAACATACCTCTGGTACTAGGGTTAAACTAATTTTGCCGGTAAATGGATAA
- a CDS encoding sulfite exporter TauE/SafE family protein translates to MEFIIICITSFGASLLTFFSGFGLGTLLSPVFMLFFPVEIAIALTGIVHLINNIFKIFLVGKSASKKILLYFGITAVAGALMGAWLLTKISHMPVIHSYSIGDHLFQITVLKLVIAALLVIFSLMDVIPYFEKMQFGKKWLVPGGFISGFFGGLSGHQGALRSAFLIKTGISKQAFIGTTCVISTCVDISRLSIYSAEFLKPELLQNIPLIIGAAMAAIAGAILGNKLLKKITITFLQRFVAIMLLVISLCLGAGLI, encoded by the coding sequence ATGGAATTTATTATAATCTGTATAACCTCTTTTGGAGCATCGCTCTTAACCTTCTTTTCCGGCTTTGGACTCGGCACCTTATTGTCGCCCGTGTTTATGTTATTTTTTCCGGTCGAGATTGCCATTGCACTTACCGGCATTGTTCATTTAATTAATAATATTTTTAAAATTTTTCTGGTAGGTAAAAGTGCGAGCAAAAAGATTTTGCTCTATTTTGGAATTACTGCAGTTGCCGGTGCCCTTATGGGTGCATGGCTGCTCACCAAAATTTCTCATATGCCTGTTATACATTCTTATTCAATCGGTGACCATTTGTTTCAGATAACAGTTTTAAAATTAGTAATAGCCGCATTGCTTGTAATTTTTTCGCTGATGGATGTAATTCCTTACTTCGAGAAAATGCAGTTTGGAAAAAAATGGCTTGTACCCGGAGGATTTATAAGTGGTTTTTTTGGAGGGCTATCAGGACATCAGGGCGCCCTGCGCAGCGCCTTTCTAATTAAAACAGGAATAAGCAAACAGGCGTTTATTGGCACTACGTGTGTCATCAGCACATGTGTAGACATATCGCGACTAAGCATTTACTCGGCTGAATTTTTAAAACCTGAATTACTACAAAACATTCCATTAATAATTGGTGCTGCTATGGCTGCTATAGCGGGCGCCATTTTGGGTAATAAATTATTAAAGAAGATTACCATCACCTTTTTACAGCGCTTTGTTGCGATAATGCTTTTGGTAATTTCTCTTTGTCTTGGAGCCGGATTAATTTAA
- a CDS encoding SDR family oxidoreductase, producing MSLYKEIYHTSYLLDKTILVTGGAGFIGSNIVEYLLHHGAKKVRVLDNLSNGFQKNIDLFRSHPNFEYMHGDIVNYHDCHRACAGVDLISHQAALGSVPRSIENPLATHNANATGFINMLNAARQANVQRFVYASSSSVYGDSIASPKHEADLGTPLSPYAVSKLTNELYGNIFGLTYGIKTIGLRYFNVFGPRQDPNGPYAAAIPIFMNGLLHNTPVFINGDGSTTRDFTFVANAVQANIRALCATDDNAFTRVYNIAVGKSTSLNELFTMLKSIARSTQNPVYREERAGDVKHSLASVDLARKHLAYNPSFDMAEGLRITYQWFEATFGNKLQA from the coding sequence ATGAGTTTATATAAAGAAATTTATCACACATCTTATCTGTTAGACAAAACAATATTAGTTACCGGAGGAGCCGGATTTATTGGAAGCAATATTGTAGAATACCTTTTGCACCACGGTGCAAAAAAAGTGCGTGTGCTTGATAATCTGTCAAATGGTTTTCAAAAGAATATTGACCTTTTTCGTTCACATCCCAATTTCGAATACATGCATGGAGATATAGTTAACTACCATGATTGCCATAGGGCATGCGCTGGTGTTGATTTAATTTCGCATCAGGCTGCATTAGGCTCTGTGCCACGGTCTATTGAAAACCCGCTAGCAACGCACAATGCCAACGCCACCGGATTTATCAATATGCTAAATGCGGCCCGTCAGGCTAACGTGCAACGATTTGTATACGCAAGTTCATCCTCGGTATATGGTGATAGTATAGCATCACCGAAACATGAAGCGGATCTGGGCACTCCCCTATCGCCTTATGCCGTAAGCAAATTAACCAACGAATTGTATGGAAACATTTTTGGCCTTACGTATGGCATTAAAACCATTGGCCTACGTTACTTTAATGTATTTGGACCACGGCAAGACCCAAACGGACCGTATGCTGCGGCAATTCCCATTTTTATGAACGGCCTGCTGCACAATACGCCTGTTTTTATTAATGGCGATGGTAGTACCACCCGCGATTTTACGTTTGTAGCTAATGCTGTTCAAGCAAACATACGAGCACTTTGCGCTACTGATGATAATGCTTTTACACGTGTTTACAATATTGCTGTTGGAAAAAGCACATCGCTCAACGAATTGTTTACGATGCTAAAATCCATTGCACGCAGCACGCAAAATCCTGTGTATCGTGAAGAGCGTGCAGGAGATGTTAAGCATTCTCTTGCTTCGGTCGACTTGGCCAGGAAACACCTGGCTTACAACCCATCATTTGATATGGCCGAAGGATTGCGAATTACATATCAATGGTTTGAAGCCACCTTTGGAAACAAATTGCAGGCTTAA
- a CDS encoding bifunctional methionine sulfoxide reductase B/A protein, with protein sequence MENNKNAPTVTKTETEWKKQLSPDQYYILREKGTERPFTGALLMNKEKGVYTCAGCGNELFTDEMKFDSHCGWPSFDREIEGGKIVQTTDGTHGMTRTEITCGTCGGHLGHIFDDGPTETGNRYCVNSLSLEFVAATNKELTSTNMDTVTLGGGCFWCVEAVYQMLDGVISVESGYSGGTIKNPAYREVCNGTTGHAEVVQIAFDADKTSFEEILKVFFTVHDPTTLNRQGADVGTQYRSAIYYRTPEQKESAEKIIDELNKAMVYDQKIVTEVAPFSVFYKAEDYHQNYFSQNKEEPYCRMVIQPKIAKFEKVFKERIKR encoded by the coding sequence ATGGAAAATAATAAAAATGCACCTACTGTGACTAAAACAGAAACTGAATGGAAGAAACAGCTATCTCCAGATCAATATTATATACTGCGCGAAAAAGGAACCGAAAGGCCCTTTACCGGGGCACTGCTGATGAATAAAGAAAAAGGTGTTTATACATGTGCAGGTTGCGGCAACGAACTATTTACCGATGAAATGAAATTTGATTCTCATTGTGGATGGCCAAGCTTCGATCGTGAAATTGAAGGCGGCAAGATTGTGCAAACTACCGATGGTACGCATGGTATGACACGCACCGAAATTACCTGTGGTACATGTGGAGGACACCTTGGTCATATATTTGACGATGGGCCAACCGAGACCGGAAATCGCTATTGCGTAAACTCGCTCTCGCTAGAATTTGTTGCTGCTACTAATAAAGAATTAACCTCAACTAATATGGACACCGTTACACTTGGCGGTGGATGCTTTTGGTGTGTAGAAGCCGTGTATCAAATGCTGGATGGCGTAATAAGTGTAGAGTCAGGATATAGCGGAGGCACAATTAAAAACCCCGCCTACCGTGAGGTTTGCAATGGCACTACCGGCCATGCCGAAGTAGTGCAAATTGCATTTGATGCTGATAAAACAAGTTTCGAAGAAATACTTAAAGTGTTTTTTACCGTGCACGACCCTACCACACTCAACCGACAAGGTGCAGATGTTGGCACACAATACCGTAGTGCGATATATTATCGCACCCCTGAACAAAAAGAAAGTGCAGAAAAAATAATTGACGAGCTGAACAAAGCGATGGTATATGATCAGAAAATTGTAACGGAGGTAGCACCATTTTCAGTTTTCTATAAGGCCGAAGATTATCATCAGAATTACTTTAGCCAAAATAAAGAAGAGCCCTATTGCCGCATGGTTATTCAACCTAAGATTGCTAAGTTTGAAAAAGTATTTAAGGAGAGGATAAAGAGATAA
- a CDS encoding T9SS type A sorting domain-containing protein, whose translation MHIFSQGRSNYWPLGYASYSVDTNLGGMTVEYPNNSFYLYKHPRWLYASRANAAISNDTGAILFYTNGVYVANAKDDTMKNGSGLNPSAYTNTYYIGGLFIPQGNIIIPKPNSDSLYFLFHETIDFPLPLNRPRYLYCSTIDMSLDANRGEVIIKNEILIDDTLFVGGITACKHANGRDWWVLVPESRNQLQLGYYVLNIQPDTIIIASHLNFPVDSAQIGQACFSPDGSKLILSYIQGCAFFDFDRCSGTLTLIDTIVYPTNSFSIGASVSPNSRYAYVNLDAINILQYDLQAANIPASEVTVAVYDGFQAPLGINTVFVLHQIGVDGKIYITTSTGTFAMHAIENPDSGGLACNVNQHAIILPRYNFSIPNFPNYDLGVLPGSPCDTLGLSLLSPTVERLGVRLFPNPANNSFYIKYNIPTNENLLFVLYDSYGNEVLRKNLYGTFKNLLVHTEQLNNGIYFWRVTSNKNERRESGKVVILR comes from the coding sequence ATGCATATTTTTAGTCAAGGTAGAAGTAATTATTGGCCATTGGGATATGCCAGCTACTCAGTAGATACAAATTTAGGTGGCATGACTGTTGAATACCCTAATAATTCGTTTTATTTATACAAGCACCCACGTTGGCTATATGCTAGCCGAGCAAATGCAGCCATAAGCAACGATACGGGAGCCATTCTTTTTTATACAAATGGTGTTTATGTAGCAAATGCAAAAGATGACACAATGAAAAATGGAAGTGGGCTAAACCCAAGTGCCTATACAAATACTTATTATATCGGTGGATTATTTATTCCACAGGGCAATATTATTATTCCCAAACCCAATAGTGATAGTTTGTATTTTTTGTTTCATGAAACCATTGATTTTCCGCTGCCTTTAAATAGGCCAAGATACCTTTATTGTAGTACTATAGATATGTCATTAGATGCCAACAGGGGCGAAGTCATTATTAAAAATGAAATATTAATCGATGATACATTATTTGTTGGAGGAATTACAGCCTGTAAGCATGCCAATGGACGCGATTGGTGGGTTTTAGTGCCTGAAAGTAGAAATCAACTGCAATTGGGGTACTATGTTTTGAATATACAGCCAGACACTATAATCATTGCAAGTCATTTAAATTTTCCAGTAGATAGTGCACAAATAGGCCAAGCATGTTTTTCGCCAGATGGCAGCAAACTTATTTTAAGCTACATTCAAGGCTGTGCTTTTTTTGATTTTGATAGGTGCAGTGGCACATTAACATTAATTGATACCATTGTTTATCCTACTAATTCCTTTAGCATTGGCGCAAGTGTTTCTCCTAATTCAAGGTATGCTTATGTAAATCTTGATGCTATCAATATTTTGCAGTATGATTTGCAAGCTGCAAATATACCTGCAAGCGAGGTAACTGTTGCTGTATATGATGGTTTTCAGGCGCCATTAGGAATCAATACTGTATTCGTATTGCATCAAATAGGAGTGGATGGTAAAATTTACATTACTACATCTACTGGCACATTTGCTATGCATGCAATAGAAAACCCAGATAGTGGTGGGCTTGCTTGTAATGTAAATCAACATGCAATTATTTTGCCTCGGTACAATTTTTCAATCCCCAATTTCCCCAATTATGATTTGGGAGTGTTGCCGGGGAGTCCTTGTGATACCTTAGGGCTTTCACTCCTATCTCCCACGGTAGAGAGGTTGGGGGTTAGGTTGTTTCCTAATCCTGCAAACAATTCTTTCTATATAAAATACAATATCCCTACCAACGAGAATTTACTTTTTGTGTTGTACGATAGTTATGGCAATGAAGTATTGCGCAAAAATTTGTATGGCACTTTTAAAAATTTGTTGGTGCATACGGAGCAATTAAATAATGGGATTTATTTTTGGCGGGTAACTTCAAATAAAAATGAAAGACGCGAGAGTGGAAAAGTTGTTATCTTGCGTTGA
- a CDS encoding T9SS type A sorting domain-containing protein: protein MLVLLVGFQQLCISQLSNKWILGYESWGGSPFGNVNMDFSNHHFDSAYFFYRDMNFEFANASICDSNGTLLFYTNGVYIANAQDDTMLNGSGLNPSWYTTQWNYYGLKIPQADLIITKPGSDSLYYLFHETNDIDIFYRPNFLYYSIINIKSDSGEGEVIVKNNILISDTLVSGCLTATKHANGRDWWLVAPEYGNDGGYYVLLITPDTIIVNHQNFYLNHLGIGQACFSPDGSKYIWNQTWDHTYFYDFDRCTGLLSNPQYYLYIDSFYWIGSSTSPNSRYGYVSHGPYIFQFDLQASNMAASLDTVAVNDGFYDPNPPWPTSFVLHQLGPAGKIYISTGNATFSLHVIDQPDSADTLCNVLQHSLSLGRFNVTIPNFPNYDLGPLAGSPCDTLGLNLTPALSKGEGAIRLAPNPANNSFYIKYDIPTNENLLFVLYDSYGKEVMRKNLYGSFKNLLVHTEQLDNGIYFWRVVSDNNSKSQPSIGKPLQGFGVYCASGKIVILH from the coding sequence ATGTTAGTATTATTAGTTGGCTTCCAGCAATTATGCATATCGCAATTAAGCAATAAATGGATTTTGGGATATGAGAGTTGGGGTGGGAGCCCATTTGGAAATGTAAACATGGATTTTAGCAACCACCATTTTGATTCGGCATATTTTTTTTATCGCGATATGAATTTCGAATTTGCTAATGCCAGTATATGCGATAGCAATGGTACACTTTTGTTTTATACCAATGGTGTATACATTGCCAATGCCCAAGATGATACTATGCTAAATGGCAGCGGTCTCAACCCAAGCTGGTACACAACTCAATGGAATTATTATGGGTTAAAAATTCCACAAGCCGACTTAATAATTACAAAACCTGGTAGTGATAGTTTGTATTATTTGTTTCACGAAACCAACGATATTGATATTTTTTATAGACCAAATTTTTTATACTATTCCATTATAAATATTAAAAGTGATAGTGGTGAGGGTGAGGTGATAGTAAAGAATAATATTTTAATATCGGACACATTAGTTTCTGGATGCCTCACTGCAACCAAACATGCCAATGGCCGCGATTGGTGGCTTGTTGCACCAGAGTACGGCAACGATGGTGGTTATTATGTTTTGCTAATAACACCAGATACTATTATTGTAAATCATCAAAATTTTTATTTGAATCATTTAGGAATTGGCCAAGCTTGTTTTTCGCCTGATGGTAGTAAATATATTTGGAATCAAACTTGGGATCACACATATTTTTATGATTTTGATAGATGTACTGGTTTACTAAGTAATCCTCAATACTATTTGTATATAGATAGCTTTTATTGGATAGGTAGTTCTACTTCACCTAATTCAAGATATGGCTATGTTTCACACGGCCCATACATATTCCAATTCGATTTGCAGGCAAGCAACATGGCAGCCAGTCTTGATACGGTTGCTGTAAACGATGGTTTTTATGACCCTAACCCACCGTGGCCAACCTCTTTTGTATTGCATCAACTTGGCCCCGCTGGTAAAATATATATTAGTACTGGTAATGCTACTTTCTCTTTACATGTAATAGACCAACCAGATAGTGCAGATACCTTATGCAATGTTTTACAACATTCCTTGTCGCTTGGTAGGTTTAATGTTACTATACCCAATTTTCCAAATTATGATTTGGGGCCTTTGGCGGGGAGTCCTTGCGATACGCTTGGGTTAAACCTCACCCCAGCCCTCTCCAAAGGAGAGGGAGCAATACGACTTGCGCCCAATCCTGCCAATAATTCTTTTTACATAAAGTATGATATTCCTACAAATGAGAATTTACTTTTTGTGCTGTACGATAGTTATGGTAAAGAAGTTATGCGCAAAAATTTGTATGGGAGTTTTAAAAATTTGTTGGTGCATACGGAGCAATTGGATAATGGTATTTATTTTTGGCGGGTGGTATCTGATAATAACTCCAAAAGCCAGCCGAGCATAGGTAAGCCCCTTCAGGGGTTTGGGGTGTATTGTGCGAGCGGAAAAATTGTTATCTTGCACTAA
- a CDS encoding Omp28-related outer membrane protein: MKPRFLFFLFVCMVQSTMAQYYYLPHINTGQNPGLVNNENENLYGFGLHPAWLSIHNGNAATPAWSSIQPLPFNFIFNGTSFGSYIVSTSGIVSFDTLTLMTAPSYQNSTLPSALIPDNAICLWGIAGTGSNDKIVTRTLGTTPNRQHWISFNSYTSNANGCYVFWSIVLEETTNKIFIVDQRNGGCAQELTVGLQINSNTAISVAGSPLINGTTGSGIFITDNTYYEFIQGTQPQWQAALEKLDLVNSALIPTNETTTWKIYNAGINTIDSITIKYKYNSLTLSDQKFSLNILPGTYLNISHIIPVTIYDAQINPITCWIELAGDLVQADDTLHDTIYTFSYLAPKKIVFEELTGTWCGYCPKGIVAMYNLGTQFPATAFPIAVHNGDPMVVQGYDSAFLPLITNIPSGMVDRNDLDIDPSDFLTYYNKHITDTPYCEVWMTTNYNASLRIVTMNVHSKFTISLDGDYRFNAAITENEVTALTQGYAQVNYYSFMSQNQPLVGAGHNWQLDSNPVPASQMQYHHVARALLGDFDGQANSLPLNPKADSIYTHTFTYTLPLAYDETKINMIAWVQDYSTGKILNAASTTIAADLQELGENDMIVFPNPTDGHFTIKGENFSEVTIYDNQGRVVWQAQGLSTILNILSINLSNQPTGVYTMRGVTKTGTKQGRVVIMQR; this comes from the coding sequence ATGAAACCACGGTTTTTGTTTTTCCTTTTTGTGTGCATGGTGCAAAGCACCATGGCGCAATATTACTATTTGCCACATATTAATACAGGTCAAAATCCGGGTTTGGTCAACAACGAAAACGAAAATTTGTATGGCTTTGGGCTACATCCAGCATGGTTATCTATACATAATGGAAATGCTGCTACACCTGCCTGGTCATCAATACAACCTCTTCCATTTAATTTTATATTTAATGGAACATCTTTTGGCTCTTACATCGTATCCACATCTGGCATAGTTAGTTTTGATACACTTACTTTAATGACTGCACCATCCTATCAAAATTCAACATTGCCATCTGCATTAATTCCTGATAATGCTATATGCTTATGGGGTATAGCCGGCACAGGCAGCAATGATAAAATTGTAACACGCACATTAGGTACCACACCTAATAGACAACATTGGATTTCATTCAACTCATATACATCCAATGCAAATGGCTGTTATGTTTTTTGGTCCATTGTGCTGGAAGAAACAACAAATAAAATTTTTATTGTTGATCAACGCAATGGAGGATGCGCACAAGAATTAACGGTTGGCTTGCAGATTAATTCCAACACGGCCATAAGTGTAGCGGGTTCGCCATTAATTAATGGCACCACAGGCAGCGGCATTTTTATTACAGACAATACCTATTACGAATTTATACAAGGTACACAACCACAGTGGCAGGCAGCATTAGAAAAACTAGACCTTGTAAACAGCGCATTGATACCGACCAATGAAACTACTACATGGAAAATTTACAATGCAGGAATAAACACGATAGACTCTATTACTATTAAATATAAATATAATAGCCTTACACTTAGCGATCAAAAATTTAGCTTGAATATTTTGCCCGGTACCTATTTGAATATTTCACATATTATACCGGTAACCATATACGATGCGCAAATAAATCCTATCACGTGCTGGATAGAACTTGCAGGCGATTTGGTGCAAGCAGACGATACGTTACATGATACCATTTACACTTTCAGTTACCTGGCACCAAAAAAAATTGTGTTTGAAGAATTAACAGGCACTTGGTGTGGCTATTGCCCTAAGGGCATAGTGGCTATGTACAACTTAGGCACTCAATTTCCGGCAACTGCATTTCCTATTGCTGTGCATAATGGCGACCCAATGGTAGTGCAGGGTTACGACTCTGCTTTCTTACCGCTTATAACCAATATACCCAGTGGCATGGTAGATCGCAATGATCTGGATATTGATCCTTCTGATTTTTTGACCTACTACAACAAACACATTACCGACACCCCTTACTGCGAAGTTTGGATGACAACTAATTACAATGCTTCGTTACGAATTGTTACCATGAATGTACATTCTAAATTTACTATTTCGCTTGATGGTGACTATCGGTTTAATGCTGCTATTACAGAAAATGAAGTAACAGCCCTTACTCAAGGTTATGCGCAAGTGAATTACTATAGTTTTATGTCGCAAAACCAGCCACTCGTAGGAGCGGGTCACAATTGGCAACTTGATAGCAATCCGGTGCCAGCCTCGCAAATGCAATATCACCATGTGGCTCGCGCCTTACTCGGAGATTTTGATGGGCAGGCTAACAGCCTGCCTCTTAATCCTAAAGCTGATAGCATATATACGCACACCTTTACTTATACATTGCCTCTGGCATATGACGAAACCAAAATAAACATGATAGCATGGGTGCAAGACTATTCAACCGGAAAAATATTAAATGCAGCATCTACTACTATTGCTGCTGACTTGCAGGAGTTAGGAGAGAATGATATGATAGTTTTTCCAAACCCAACGGATGGCCATTTTACTATTAAAGGCGAAAATTTTTCTGAGGTTACAATCTATGATAATCAAGGCAGGGTGGTATGGCAAGCGCAAGGGCTGTCAACAATTTTAAATATCCTATCTATAAATTTAAGTAATCAACCAACCGGAGTTTATACCATGCGTGGTGTAACCAAAACAGGAACTAAACAAGGCCGTGTTGTAATAATGCAGCGTTAA